The stretch of DNA ACTCCGGTCAATCACTATTGCGGTAAGTTGTTTCCTGCCACCGCCTAACGTCCGATCTCTCTCCTGAGCAACGCTGAACAGGCAACGGAGATACTCCGTTGCGTTCGCGTCGTTCGTGGGGTCGTCACCTCTACAACTCATGCAGTAGGAAAGAGAGAACGCATGGTCGAGCGTGTGGATAAGTGTGTGTTGGCGGGTAAGTTTCTGTTCCTTTTGCTTGTGGGGATCTGTGGAACGAGCGAAGCGAATAGCGTCAGCAGCGATCCGCGCACGCCAAACACACTCCTGTGGGTCTGTTTTGGTGCAGCGATTGGCGCTGCCACGGTTGCTATTTTTCTCGCGCAAACATACCGACGATTGCTCACCGTCCGAGAGTGCCTGTAGCAGAAGGAAGAGAATCACTCGTTGTTGTTGCAAGGGATAAATGACGGGATATGGGACTGGAATGTCAAGGAAAACACGGTGTTCTTCTCCCCACGCTGGAAAGCGATGCTCGGCTATGCCGATCATGCAATCCGCAACGAGCTGGCTGAGTGGTCAGCTCTGGTCCATCCAGACGACCTTCCACGTGCCAACCAGGCGATTGAGGATCATTTTGCTCGCAAGACGTCGGTGTACACCGTTGAGTTTCGCATGCGCTGTAAAGATGGGTCGTATAAGTGGATTCTCGATCGTGGGCAGGCGCAGTGGGATGCAAACGGTCAGACCTTTCGTATGGCAGGGTCTCATACGGACATCGACGCATACAAGCAAGCACTTGATGACATGAATCGCGCTCACCAGCAGTTAGCTTTTCATATTGATAACGCGCCCTTTGCGGTGATGGAATGGGATATGCAATTTTGCTTGCGTCGGTGGTCACCGCAAGCAGAGGCCGTTTTCGGCTGGAAAGCAGAAGAGATCCTTGGCAAACATCCCACCGAGTGGCGTTTTGTTGTTGAAGAGGACGAAGAAGAGTCCTCAGAGGTACGACAACAGTTGCTTGACGGTCGGGCTCCAAGGTACGTTCGACGGTCGCGCGTCTATACCAAGAGTGGCAACATCATCATGTGCGATTGGTATACGTCGGTGCAGTTTAACGAGGCAGGAAACCCTACTTCGCTTCTCTCGTTTGGCCAAGATGTCACCGATCGCGTCACTACCGAAGAAGCCGTGCGCAAAAGTGAAGAACGTTTCGCTCTGGCCGTACGGGGCACGAACGATGGTGTGTGGGATTGGGATACGGGCACGAACGAGATCTTTCTGTCGTCACGATTCAAAGAACTCCTTGGCTATACTGACACAGAACTGGAAGACTCGTTTGCTGCCTATGAAGCACTAGTCCACCCGAATGATCACAAGCGCTTGTTTGGAGCGATTAAGACACACCTAGAGCAGCGCATTCCTTTTGATACAGAATACCGGTTGCGTACCAAGAGCGGGGAATTTCGCTGGTTTCAGGCCCGTGGCCAGGCATTGTGGGATGATGGCGGGAAAGCGCTACGGATGTCGGGGGCGATTCGTGATGTTCACGAACGCAAAGTCGTCGAGGAGCACCTCAAAGAGAGTGTGGAGGTGTTGACGAAGGCGACGACGGAAATGACCCAGTCGTTGCTCCTGCTGTTGGCCAGCACGAACGAAACTGCATCCGCCGTGTCGCAAACGGCCATGACGGTAGAGGAAGTGAAGCAAACTGCCTATGTGGCGGGGACCAAAGCCAAAGACGTTTCTTCCACTGCTCAGCAGACTGCTGAGGTGACGCGTGCAGGTGAACAAGCCGTCGAACGAGCCATCGCTGGCCTGTCGCGCGCACGCGAACAAATGGAGTCGATTGCGCAAAGTGTGGTGAAGCTCGGAGAACAGAGTCAGACTATTAGTGACATCATGTCGTCAGTCAGTGACCTCGCTGAACAGTCGAACTTGTTGGCAGTCAATGCCGCGATCGAAGCCGCGAAAGCAGGAGAACAGGGGAAAGGCTTTGCTGTTCTCGCACGCGAAATTCGTTCGCTAGCGCAGCAGTCGAAACAAGCCACCATCCAGGTGCGGGCCATCCTCTCTGATATTCAGAAGGCCGCGAACGTTGCCGTGCTGGTGACCGAACAAGGGACCAAGGCCGTGGAAGCCGGGGTTCAGCAATCAATTGAAGCGAATGAGTCCATTCATGCGCTGTCACAAAGTATCACCGACTCAGCACAGCTTGTTATGCAGATCGCAACCTCAAGTCAGCAACAACTCGTCGGCATGGACCAGGTAGCGCATGCGATGGACAGCGTCAAAAAGGCGAGTCTGCGGAATGCTGAGGGGATGAAGCAAATTGAAAGTGCGGTACGAAACCTGGAGCAGCTTGGGGTGAATCTCAAAGCGCTGGTACAGCAATACGCGACCAGCGGAGAGCAAGTAGTGTGACACTGATGAGGGCCTTTGTTCTCTTGGCCTAGGTGCGATAAAGGACAGGGCAAGAGGATGTGTCTATGCCCCAGTCCCCGCCGTCACACCGATTGCGCTTACAAGCCATTGCCCGCCGTGCCATGCTCGAGCGCGGCTTTTTTCCCGAGTTTTCCGATGACGTACAGGCGGAAACTGGACAGTTGTCGCATGCAGCTACGGCGGCTGATGGTGCCATTCGTGATCTTCGTTCTTTCCTATGGTGTTCGATCGACAACGATGACTCTCGTGATCTTGATCAACTCTCTGTAGCGGAACTGCTACCGGATGGTGCGGTCAAGATACTCGTCGCCATTGCTGATGTTGATGCATTGGTGATGAAAGGCACTGCCGTTGATGTTCACGCACGCCAGAATACGACCTCGGTCTACACCCCAGCGCAAATCTTCCCCATGCTGCCGGAGAAGTTGTCCACTGATCTGACGTCACTGAATCCTGCTGTTGATCGCCTTGCTATAGTGGTCGAGATGGACATTGCTGCAAGTGGTGACCTGAACGCCTCGACTGTCTATCGGGCGCTGGTCCATAATCATGCGAAGCTGGCGTATAATAGCGTCGCCGCGTGGTTGGACGATGAGGGTCCTCTGCCTGAACGGATAGCCGACGTTCCCGGCCTGGCAGAACAAATTCGTGTCCAAGAACAGACCGCGCGTCAGCTGCAGCACTTACGGTACCAGCAGGGAGCGCTGAATCTTGAAACGATCGAGGCACGGCCGATTTTTCATAATGATGAGTTGAGTCAGCTCGCAGCAGAAAAACGTAATCGGGCGAAAGCACTGATTGAGAACTTCATGGTGACTGCCAATGGGGTGACGACACGCTATCTGGCTAGCAAGAACTTTCCCACCTTTCGTCGCGTGCTCCAAGCGCCCCAGCGGTGGGAGCGGATCGTTGCCATTGCCGAGGAACTAGGAGAGAAACTGCCGCAACGACCCGATAGTGCTGCACTTGAGGCGTTTTTAGAACGACGACAAGAAGTTGATCCTCTCCGCTTTCCCGATCTGTCACTGTCTGTGGTGAAGCTCATGGGTTCAGGAGAGTACGCTGTGGAGTTGCCTGGGGACGAACCCGTCGGCCATTTTGGTCTTGCCGTTCGCGATTATGCCCATTCGACCGCCCCTAATCGACGTTATCCTGATCTGATTACCCAACGATTACTGAAAGCGGCGATTGCCGGGCAAGCGTGTCCGTACAGTGTTGATGAACTGCACGAACTGGCCAAGCATTGTACTGAGCAAGAAGACGACGCCAATAAGATTGAACGGCAGGTGCGGAAGTCTGCGGCAGCACTGTTGTTAGAATCGAGTATTGGCCAACGCTTTGATGGTGTCGTGACTGGGGCCTCGGATAAAGGGACGTGGGTGCGGGTGTTCAATCCACCCGTAGAGGGACGGGTGGTGCAAGGATATGCTAGGTTCGATGTTGGTGACCGTGTCCGCGTACAGCTTGTCGAGGTCGACGTTGAACGTGGCTTTATCGATTTCGTTGGCATGCGCCGTGGCAGCTGGCGAGTACAGCAACGCGGTCGGAATCGCAGCAGAAAATCTAAGTGGACCCGCAAAAAGAATTAGTACCGTGTCTCATAACTTCGTGAGCAGTTGTAGGGCGTGCGCAGCGCGCCAACTGACTGGCGCGTGCCACACGCCCTACGATTTCACCGCTCGTGAACGTGCGAGACACGGGACTAGGCGGCCAGTTTGAGCGTGGGACGTGGCGTTGCTTCAGGAGTGTGAGCAGGATTCACCAACACAGACAAAAGAACTGAACGGGCAATGCGTTGTTTGATCGACATGTCCTATTCTCCAGGGGCTGCAAGGTCTCAACGGTGTTAGTACGCTGTCGCTGCAGCCTTGCCGACACGCCTAATGCCCGCCGTATCCTTTCGGCTTCATTCCGATCCACAACTGGGCGGCGGTCACGAGCACGGCGTTTGTTAAGAGATATCTCCAGCTCCCCTATCCCTTGATCTGTGCCACCAGGCGATGCCATATAGACCGGCCAAACCGAGACCGAGCAGAGTAACAGAGGACGGCTCCGGCACTGACCGAATCGCTATATTGTCGAATCCGTTCGACTCGAAAATTGCCTGATTTGACTCAAGCACTACGCTGATCTGTGTAACGGTGCTGAGTGCCCCAACGAGGTTTCCTGTCCAGAGGCTCGGGTCCAGGGTGGCGGAATAGGTGTGCCACAATCCATCCAGCGGAGGTGTTCCTGTTCCCCCCAGCACGCGCGAAGCACTACCCCCAAGGCCAGAGATGGTGACCGTCCCAAAGAGCGGCACATCAAACAAGTCTGCTGCAACACCATTCAGATTCCTGGCATCAAATGAGAGCGTGCCTCCCAAGAAAGAGGAGAGGTCACCCTGAAAGGACGACGGGGCATAGACGGTCATCCAATCCGTTACAGTGTCAGTTAGCTGAAGAAAGCCGTCCGGGTTCCCACCGGTTGTGACATGGGACAGAGCCCCTCCAGTGGCCGTCCAGCCTTCGAGATTTGTGTCGAAGGTGCTGATAATGTTGGCTGAAGCGAGAGAACCAGTGAACATGTAGAGAACCATCGCCAGAATACCTGCGGATGTACTGCGCACGTGAACCATAACCCCCCCCCCTTCCTCACAATATGATAATTCAGTGTCCTCTTATTGAAGTGCTGTTTGCCTCATATAAGGAGCCTAACGACCCCTATATGGACGTCCCCGGTGGTGCAAGGGTGTTTGATGCAATGGGTAATAGTGGTCGGACTGCACGTCTATATCCGGCTTGTGAGTACACAAATCTACTCCAGCCCTGAGCAGCGATTGCTCCACCGTGCACGAGCCCGCGCGCTTGCTGCAAGTCCGCCTTGAACGGTAAACGCATGCGACCGAAATCCGTTGTCGCATCTTCTGGTTGTAGGCCGAGTAATGCAAAGAATGGTTCGTTTGTCGTTGAAGCACTCATAGAAAGAACTACCAGTTTTGTGTAGGTGAGAGGAGGTTAGCGTGGCCAGCGGGATTTGAGTAACGTCAGCAGGCCGGCAAATTGTTCATCATTGAGGTCGAGCGCTTTCGTGACATCAGGTGGTCCAGGCCAGAAGGGGTCCGCATAATCTTTGCCGCTAATAGCCACTGGTTTGGCATAGCGTGGAAGCACGTGGAAATGCACCTGTGGATCAACCATCATCAGGCAGATGTAATTGATCTTGTCGAAAGCGAGAAGCTGCTTCAGCGTTGTTTCGATGTCTCGCGTGACCGTTTGCATCTCGGCAAAGGCACCTGCTGAGATATCGGGAAAACTGCGTGCATCTTCTGTACAGACCAACACCAGACTTCCGACTGTGACTTGCTTCGGGCGTAATAGCACTGCCCAATGCCGGTACTCGCGTAACAATGTGTTGGGGTAACTGAATTTTAGTAGGGTTTCATGGGGCATGGGACCCTCGGATGCGTAAAAATGGGACTAGGGGCTGGGGGCTAGGGGCTAGGGGCTAGTTTTATTCTTACAAGCCCCAAGTCCCTAATAGTCAGTCCACTTAATTTTGAGGGATAGGGTTTCGTCATGCCCGCGCAGGCGGGCAGCCAGGGAAATTCAGCAGTGGCCTGTAGTTCAGCCTCCTGGATTCCCGCATTCGCGGGAATGACGTCCCTTGAGTTATCCATCAAAACTTTCTGGACTATCTACTAGCCTCTAGCCCCATGTTGGCAAATGCTACACAGTGTGTATTTCGCAGCCTGTAGCGTCTCATTTACTGCCCGACCGGCAGATTGTAGAACCGAATCGCGTTGCCGCCTAACACCTTACGCTGTGCGTCAGCGGGGAGCGGCTCGATCCGCTCTCTGATTTCTCTGGCGACGCCAAATGACGAATCAATGTGCGGATAATCGGACGCCCAGACGAAGTAATCTGGGCCAACATGCTTTACCACTTCGGCGGTCATGGTCTCGTCGGGATCTGCGGACACGACACATTGACGATAGAAGTATTCGCTCGGTTTTAGCTTCAGTGTGGAACGACTCCGCATCGGAATGTACTTGTGATCCATACGATCGAGCCAGGCGGAAATCCAGTTTGCCCCAGATTCCAGTACCGTACACTTCATACGTGGATATTTCTCGAACATGGCAAGTGACATCATTTGGGTGAAGCCTGCCATGACGTCGATAGCGAGGAACGTGAAGTTGAACAACCCAAAGTCGGCATCCTGCCGAATCCATTCGTTGAAGGACGGTTGATCGCGAACAACCACATGAAAGCCGACGGGCATTTGCAGATCTTGCACGGTTCTCCAGAAGCGCTCGAAGTCGGGATGATCGAAGTGCTTGTGTCCACGGGCGACCATATCTGGTGAGAGATACACGCCAACGCAGCCGTCCTTCTTGGCGCGAAGGGTTTCTTCGACCGCACCTTCAGGATCTAGCAGTGAGATATGTGCAATTGGAAACAACCGCTTCTTATCGTAACTACAGAAATCAACCAACCAACGATTATATGCACGGGAATATGCAGTGGCGAGTTTTGGGTCTTGCACCCAGCCTTCCCAGAAAATACCGATCGTGGGATAAAGCATGGCAATGTCGATGCCTTCATCATCCATGACTTTGAGCCGTGCTTTGGGGTCATAACTGCCTAGGGGGCAGCCCTCCATGTAGGTGCGCTTCCCAGGGGTCAGCAACTCCTCGGCATTCATGCCAACTCCACCGAGTGCGCCCAGCGTACCGCGGACAACTTCAGCGGGCTTGTTGTCCAACATGAGCACTTCCCAGCCTTTTTCATCACGGTCGATACGAATGGCGCGATCTCGATACGTTGGGTCAATATACTTGAGCCACAGGTCAGGGGGTTCGAGAATGTGGCCATCGGCATCAACGGCAGGTCCGATCTTTTGATTCGACATGCAGCATCTCCTTGTGTACAGATAAGAGTTGACTATCTACCAGAGGGAAACCCCCGGCTCCAGACCCAGTGAGGATAGGTATTCGCGGCTCAATCGATCCACGCGACATTGATACATCAGCGACTAACCCCGCTCATGCTGAGCGTAGTCCGCAGGACGAAGTCGAAGCGTGCGCAACCCCGAAATATGCCGCCCTTCGACTTCCTCTTTCTCTCGGCCTCTGATGTGATCCCCCTTTGCTCTGAGCGTAACTCAGCGCCTATAATACCACACTCGGCGCGATGGAGACGGATGTCCCTACGAATGCAATGGCAAAATGGTAGACCTCTGCATGTGAACACCTTTCGCTGGTTCCATCAACAAAAGCGAACGTACGCTACGTGGCTCATAGGGGCGGTGTTGTGTACTGCCGTTTCAGCCTGCACCAGTAACGATCCAGCCGCTGCCCGCCAGACTTCTGAGAGCGCTCCAGCCAAGCAGGTAAAAACTGTGGCTGTCGAGAGACGAATGGTGGAGCGAACTGTCGACGTGCTCGGCTCGCTCGCCGCGTATGACCAGGCAACGCTGAGTACCAAGATTCCAGGGCGGATTGCGCGCTTGACGGTCGATTTTGGCAGCCTCGTGGAGCAGGGACAGATACTCGCGCAAATCGAACCACGAGATTACCAACTGCAAGTGCAACAAGCCGAAGCCGCACTGGCGCAAGCGCGAGTGCGCTTGGGGCTACCGCCGCAAGGGACAAATGATGATGTCGATTCCGAACGCACCGCAATCGTGCGACAAGCACAAGCCTTGCTAGCTGATGCCCGGCAAAAGCGTGAACGACTCGCTACGTTGGTCGAGAAAGGGTTGATTGCCAGAGCTGACTTCGACTCGGCTGAGGCGGCATACAATGTTGCTCTTGGTCGTCTACAAGACGCGAAAGATGAAATTCATAACCGCCAAGCGATTCTCATGCAGCGCCGTGCTGAACTGGAAATTGCCAGACAACGGCTGGCTGATACGGTGATTCGTGCGCCGTTCGACGGCAACATCCAAACGCGGCACGCGAGTATCGGTGAATATGTTGCTGCCAGTGCACCGGTTGTGACTCTGGTGCGTATGAATCCCTTACGGTTGCGAGCCGAGGTGCCGGAGCGGGCTGCGGCTCAGGTGCAAGCAGGGCAGAAAATTCGTGTGATGATCGAGGGCGATCCAACTCCGTATACCGGCGTTGTGACGCGCATGGGGCCGGTGATCAATGAGCAGACTCGCATTCTTCTGGTCGAAGCCGATGTTCGTAACCCTGGCACGTTGCGGCCAGGAGCATTTGCGCGAGTTGCTATTGTGACGACAGAAGCAGTTCCGATCCTCTCTGTTCCACCACAAGCGATTGTGACGTTTGCTGGTCTAGAAAAAGTGTGGCTCGTGCAGGATGGAAGAGCGATTGAGAAATCGATCGTGACCGGCACCCATACGGAGTCGTGGGTCGAAGTCACTGATGGTGTGAAGGTTGGCGATGTGATCGTGGTTACGCCTGGGAATCTACGCACGGGACAAGCTGTTACTGCGCTACAGTAGAAAAGCATGCAAACCCTTACCGAAATCTGTATCCGTCGTCCGGTTTTTGCGGCGATGCTCATTCTCGCCCTCGTTGTCATCGGTATTGCAAGTTACCTGCGTCTCGGCGTCGATCGCTTTCCCTCGGTTGACCTACCAACCGTGAACATCCGAACGATGTTACCCGGCGCTTCGCCAGAAGAAGTAGAAACCGAAATTTCTCAACGCATTGAGCAAGCAGTCAACACGATTGAAGGGATTGATGAACTGCGTTCGGTATCAGGACCTGGCGCGTCGGTTGTGACGGTGACCTTCTCACTCGACCGCGATATCGATGTGGCCGCACAAGATGTGCGTGATCGAGTGGCGACAGTCCTGCGCGATCTTCCTGATGATACCGACCCACCGGTCATTTCCAAATCCGATAATGACCTAACGCCAGTGCTCACGCTCGCGCTTTCTGGTGACCGCTCACTGGTTGAGCTCACCGAACTCGCCGACAAGATTGTCAAAGTCCAAATTGAGCGTTCCATCGGCGTTGGGGAAGTGCGGATCGTTGGTGGTCTGGAGCGCGCCATCAATATCTGGCTTGATGCCAATCGACTTGCGGCATATCGCTTACCGGTCACCACTGTCCGTGATGCGCTTGTACGGCAAAACGCTGATGTTCCCGGCGGCAACGTGACGACCGGTCAGCAAGAACAAGTGCTGCGGACGATGGGACGACTCATCGATGCGCGGGCGTTCAATGAATTGGTGATCGTCTCTAGGAATGGCGCTCCAGTACGGGTGCGGGATGTTGGTTGGGCTGAAGATACCGCCAAAGAGCAACGTTCGATGGCGCGCTTGAACAGCGTGCCTGCTGTCACGCTGGAAGTACGTCGCCAATCCGGGGCCAATAGCATCGCCGTCATCGAAGCGGTGAAAGCGCACCTCGATCATGTCATCGAACAGTTACCGGCAGATGTCAAACTCGAAGTGATTCGTGATCAATCTCGGTACATCTATGCGGCTTTGCGTGAAATCGATCTGCACTTGGTGTTAGGGAGTATTTTGGCATGCTTGGTGGTGTTAGCTTTCATGCGCAACTGGCGCGCGACAGTGATTGCCGGCGTCGCGATTCCGGCGTCGGTCATTTCTACTTTTGGCATGATGTGGGCGCTCGACTTTACTCTGAACAGCGTCACCATGCTTGCCTTGGTACTGATGGTGGGGATCGTTATCGACGATGCGATCGTGGTTTTAGAGAACATTTTTCGCTTCATTGAAGAAAAGGGGATGGCACCGCTTGCAGCGGCTCGGGCTGCGACTGCCGAGATCGGTCTGGCGGTGACAGCGACGACACTGAGCCTGGTCGTGATCTTTGTTCCGGTCTCTTTCATGTCGAGCGTGTCTGGTCGCTTCTTGTTTCAGTTTGGTATTACTGCCGCTGTGGCCGTACTCGTGAGCTTGCTGGTGTCGTTTTCATTGACTCCGGTAATGAGTGCACATCTGTTACGAACATTACCTGTGAGTGGGCAGACATCGGCGCAATCGCGCAGTGGTTTCTATGGTTGGATTGATCGTGGCTACATGTGGTTGTTGGCGCGTGCGCTCCGTCATCGTTTTGCTGTTGCAGTGGTGGCGCTTGCGGTCGTGGCTTCGACCTATCCGCTATATAACGCGGTACGGCAGGAGTATATCCCGAGCAATGTTGATGAAGCAGAGTTCGATATTGTCGTGATTGCTCCAGAGCGGGTCAGTCTGGTTGCGATGGACAATGTCATGCGCGCGATTGAGGCGGACCTGGAGCAGATTCCGGGCGTGCGCCTGGTGCTTTCTTCAGTCGGTGGCAATTTCATGGCCTCGATCAATCAGGGGCGGGTGTATGTTCGCATTGCCCCGCATGCGGAGCGTACCTTCTCGGTGTCGCGGGTTTTGCAAGGGTTGTGGCAGCTTGACCCGTTCGCGGCGTTTCGTGGGAACTACAGCCAGCGTGAGGTGATGCAAGAAGTCCGTCGCCGTCTTAAACGTTACGCCGATGTGCACACCCATGTTCGTAACGCGCCCTCGTTCAATCTCGGGAGTGGCAACTGGGAGTTAGATTTCGTTATTCGTGGACCCGATTTGCAAGGGCTGGCGGCGTATGCGGCGCAATTGCAACAACGAGCACAAACGCTTGGTGGCATCGTTGATATGGATACTACCCTGAAGCTCGATAAACCGGAGTTACGGGTTGCCATCGATCGTGACCGGGCGGCGAGACTTGCGGTGCAAACCGCGGACATTGCCACGGCCTTACGTTTGTTGGTTGGTGGTGATGACGAAGTATCGCGGTTTCGTGATGTGTCGTTGAATGAAGACTATGATGTACAGTTGCGGCTTAGAGACGGTGACCGCAATACGCCAACCTCGATTTCACAACTGTACGTGCCAAGTCAGACCGGCGCGTTGATTCGTCTCGACAACTTAGTGGCGATGGAGTCGACGCCAAGCGCGTCCCGCATCGATCGACTCGATCGGCAACGGATGGTGAGTCTACGCGCGTCGGTTGGTCCAGGGTATGCGCTCGCTGACCGTATTGATGCACTTCGCACCGCGACGACAGAGCTCAACCTGCCACCAGCGTACACGACGACCATCTCTGGGCGTGGCCGGGAGTTAGAGCGCACTTTTCGTGAGTTCCTCTGGGCATTTTTGTTGTCAGTGATCTTCATGTACATGATCCTTGCATCACAGTTTGAGAGCCTGGTGCATCCACTGACGATTCTGTTGTCGCTGCCATTGTCGGTGCCATTTGCCTTGTTATCCTTATGGATGACTGGAAATACGTTGAACTTGTATTCCGCTCTTGGGTTACTCGTGCTGTTCGGTGTGGTGAAGAAGAATGCCATCTTGCAGATCGATCACACCAATACGTTGCGAGCGGGCGGGATGGAACGGATGGCTGCGATCCTGCAGGCAAACCGCGACCGCTTGCGACCGATCCTCATGGCGACGCTGACGCTTGTGGCAGGTATGTTGCCGTTGGCATTGGGGGCTGGCCCCGGAGCCGAAGAGCGAAGCGCGATTGCAGTTGTGGTCATTGGTGGACAGTCGCTCTCCTTGTTGCTGACGCTCATCGTCACGCCGGTGGCGTATTCGTTGTTTGACGACTTCAGAGAGGTCAGTCCTGCGAAAGCGGGACTGTAAATCAAACCACGCGAGATTGGTACACCTCGGGTTGTCCCCCTTTTAGGGGTAGGTTTTTCCCGT from Deltaproteobacteria bacterium encodes:
- a CDS encoding PAS domain S-box protein; the protein is MFFSPRWKAMLGYADHAIRNELAEWSALVHPDDLPRANQAIEDHFARKTSVYTVEFRMRCKDGSYKWILDRGQAQWDANGQTFRMAGSHTDIDAYKQALDDMNRAHQQLAFHIDNAPFAVMEWDMQFCLRRWSPQAEAVFGWKAEEILGKHPTEWRFVVEEDEEESSEVRQQLLDGRAPRYVRRSRVYTKSGNIIMCDWYTSVQFNEAGNPTSLLSFGQDVTDRVTTEEAVRKSEERFALAVRGTNDGVWDWDTGTNEIFLSSRFKELLGYTDTELEDSFAAYEALVHPNDHKRLFGAIKTHLEQRIPFDTEYRLRTKSGEFRWFQARGQALWDDGGKALRMSGAIRDVHERKVVEEHLKESVEVLTKATTEMTQSLLLLLASTNETASAVSQTAMTVEEVKQTAYVAGTKAKDVSSTAQQTAEVTRAGEQAVERAIAGLSRAREQMESIAQSVVKLGEQSQTISDIMSSVSDLAEQSNLLAVNAAIEAAKAGEQGKGFAVLAREIRSLAQQSKQATIQVRAILSDIQKAANVAVLVTEQGTKAVEAGVQQSIEANESIHALSQSITDSAQLVMQIATSSQQQLVGMDQVAHAMDSVKKASLRNAEGMKQIESAVRNLEQLGVNLKALVQQYATSGEQVV
- a CDS encoding RNB domain-containing ribonuclease; this translates as MPQSPPSHRLRLQAIARRAMLERGFFPEFSDDVQAETGQLSHAATAADGAIRDLRSFLWCSIDNDDSRDLDQLSVAELLPDGAVKILVAIADVDALVMKGTAVDVHARQNTTSVYTPAQIFPMLPEKLSTDLTSLNPAVDRLAIVVEMDIAASGDLNASTVYRALVHNHAKLAYNSVAAWLDDEGPLPERIADVPGLAEQIRVQEQTARQLQHLRYQQGALNLETIEARPIFHNDELSQLAAEKRNRAKALIENFMVTANGVTTRYLASKNFPTFRRVLQAPQRWERIVAIAEELGEKLPQRPDSAALEAFLERRQEVDPLRFPDLSLSVVKLMGSGEYAVELPGDEPVGHFGLAVRDYAHSTAPNRRYPDLITQRLLKAAIAGQACPYSVDELHELAKHCTEQEDDANKIERQVRKSAAALLLESSIGQRFDGVVTGASDKGTWVRVFNPPVEGRVVQGYARFDVGDRVRVQLVEVDVERGFIDFVGMRRGSWRVQQRGRNRSRKSKWTRKKN
- a CDS encoding PEP-CTERM sorting domain-containing protein, with translation MVHVRSTSAGILAMVLYMFTGSLASANIISTFDTNLEGWTATGGALSHVTTGGNPDGFLQLTDTVTDWMTVYAPSSFQGDLSSFLGGTLSFDARNLNGVAADLFDVPLFGTVTISGLGGSASRVLGGTGTPPLDGLWHTYSATLDPSLWTGNLVGALSTVTQISVVLESNQAIFESNGFDNIAIRSVPEPSSVTLLGLGLAGLYGIAWWHRSRDRGAGDIS
- a CDS encoding HIT family protein, which translates into the protein MPHETLLKFSYPNTLLREYRHWAVLLRPKQVTVGSLVLVCTEDARSFPDISAGAFAEMQTVTRDIETTLKQLLAFDKINYICLMMVDPQVHFHVLPRYAKPVAISGKDYADPFWPGPPDVTKALDLNDEQFAGLLTLLKSRWPR
- a CDS encoding amidohydrolase yields the protein MSNQKIGPAVDADGHILEPPDLWLKYIDPTYRDRAIRIDRDEKGWEVLMLDNKPAEVVRGTLGALGGVGMNAEELLTPGKRTYMEGCPLGSYDPKARLKVMDDEGIDIAMLYPTIGIFWEGWVQDPKLATAYSRAYNRWLVDFCSYDKKRLFPIAHISLLDPEGAVEETLRAKKDGCVGVYLSPDMVARGHKHFDHPDFERFWRTVQDLQMPVGFHVVVRDQPSFNEWIRQDADFGLFNFTFLAIDVMAGFTQMMSLAMFEKYPRMKCTVLESGANWISAWLDRMDHKYIPMRSRSTLKLKPSEYFYRQCVVSADPDETMTAEVVKHVGPDYFVWASDYPHIDSSFGVAREIRERIEPLPADAQRKVLGGNAIRFYNLPVGQ
- a CDS encoding efflux RND transporter periplasmic adaptor subunit, producing the protein MLSVVRRTKSKRAQPRNMPPFDFLFLSASDVIPLCSERNSAPIIPHSARWRRMSLRMQWQNGRPLHVNTFRWFHQQKRTYATWLIGAVLCTAVSACTSNDPAAARQTSESAPAKQVKTVAVERRMVERTVDVLGSLAAYDQATLSTKIPGRIARLTVDFGSLVEQGQILAQIEPRDYQLQVQQAEAALAQARVRLGLPPQGTNDDVDSERTAIVRQAQALLADARQKRERLATLVEKGLIARADFDSAEAAYNVALGRLQDAKDEIHNRQAILMQRRAELEIARQRLADTVIRAPFDGNIQTRHASIGEYVAASAPVVTLVRMNPLRLRAEVPERAAAQVQAGQKIRVMIEGDPTPYTGVVTRMGPVINEQTRILLVEADVRNPGTLRPGAFARVAIVTTEAVPILSVPPQAIVTFAGLEKVWLVQDGRAIEKSIVTGTHTESWVEVTDGVKVGDVIVVTPGNLRTGQAVTALQ
- a CDS encoding efflux RND transporter permease subunit is translated as MQTLTEICIRRPVFAAMLILALVVIGIASYLRLGVDRFPSVDLPTVNIRTMLPGASPEEVETEISQRIEQAVNTIEGIDELRSVSGPGASVVTVTFSLDRDIDVAAQDVRDRVATVLRDLPDDTDPPVISKSDNDLTPVLTLALSGDRSLVELTELADKIVKVQIERSIGVGEVRIVGGLERAINIWLDANRLAAYRLPVTTVRDALVRQNADVPGGNVTTGQQEQVLRTMGRLIDARAFNELVIVSRNGAPVRVRDVGWAEDTAKEQRSMARLNSVPAVTLEVRRQSGANSIAVIEAVKAHLDHVIEQLPADVKLEVIRDQSRYIYAALREIDLHLVLGSILACLVVLAFMRNWRATVIAGVAIPASVISTFGMMWALDFTLNSVTMLALVLMVGIVIDDAIVVLENIFRFIEEKGMAPLAAARAATAEIGLAVTATTLSLVVIFVPVSFMSSVSGRFLFQFGITAAVAVLVSLLVSFSLTPVMSAHLLRTLPVSGQTSAQSRSGFYGWIDRGYMWLLARALRHRFAVAVVALAVVASTYPLYNAVRQEYIPSNVDEAEFDIVVIAPERVSLVAMDNVMRAIEADLEQIPGVRLVLSSVGGNFMASINQGRVYVRIAPHAERTFSVSRVLQGLWQLDPFAAFRGNYSQREVMQEVRRRLKRYADVHTHVRNAPSFNLGSGNWELDFVIRGPDLQGLAAYAAQLQQRAQTLGGIVDMDTTLKLDKPELRVAIDRDRAARLAVQTADIATALRLLVGGDDEVSRFRDVSLNEDYDVQLRLRDGDRNTPTSISQLYVPSQTGALIRLDNLVAMESTPSASRIDRLDRQRMVSLRASVGPGYALADRIDALRTATTELNLPPAYTTTISGRGRELERTFREFLWAFLLSVIFMYMILASQFESLVHPLTILLSLPLSVPFALLSLWMTGNTLNLYSALGLLVLFGVVKKNAILQIDHTNTLRAGGMERMAAILQANRDRLRPILMATLTLVAGMLPLALGAGPGAEERSAIAVVVIGGQSLSLLLTLIVTPVAYSLFDDFREVSPAKAGL